ATCGCCGATGCCTCGATCATGCCGACCATCGTCACAGGCAACACCAATGCCGCCTCGATGATGATCGGCGAGAAGGCCGCCGATCTCATACTGGCAGGTTAAACATTATATGACATGGACCGGGCTGCCGCCGGCTTGCTGCTCCCTCTGCGCCGATGCCAAGCGCCTCCACCTGCGCCGCCAGCGGCTTCGAATGATCCAGGACGTGGTGTGCGCCAAGCTCCTTCACCCAATCCTGCGTTTCGGGGCGCGAGGCGGTCGCGATCACCGTCAAGTCGGTGCGCTGGCGCGCGATCTGCACTGCGACGGATCCAACGCCGCCAGCGCCGCCGAGACGGCGTCATTGGTCAGCCGCCGGCTCGCCCGCCTCGAGGAAGAGTTGGGCATCCAGCTCCTTGCGCGCACGACGCGCGGCGCCACGCTTACCGAAGCTGGCGGTGCGTTCCGTGACTATGCCATGGGGGTTTGTGCCGGCCTCGACGCGGTGCGGGAAGCGATCCTTCCTGAAGAAGATCTTCAAGGGCTGTTACGTATTACGGCGCCTCTATCCTTCGTCCCAACGATCTTCGCACCCGTCATCGCAGATATGGCTGTGCAGCACCCACGCCTGCAAATCCACGCCTCCTACAGCGATCATTATGTCGATCTGGTCGGCGGGGGTTTCGACTGCGGAATTCGTGTCGGCTATCTTGAGGATTCAAATCTGATCGCTAAGCGCGTCGGGCCGATCTATGGCTCGCTCGTGGCAAGCCCGGCTTATGTCGCCGCTCACGGCGCCCCCGAAACGCTCGAGGAATTCCTCGATCACGAGGTTCTCATGCATGGAACGGAAGCTTGGCAGTTGATGGACGGCGATAAAGCCGTCATGGTTCGACCCCAAGGGCGATTGAAAGCGGACAACATCATAGCCTTAATGACGGCGGCCATAGCGGGGCTGGGCATAGCCAGGCTGCCCGACGGCATTGCCCATGAGCATCTGGCAAGCGGGGCTCTGATAAGAGTTTTGCCGCAACACCCACTGCCGATAGCGGGAATGTTCGTTGTGCGCCCACATAGCCCACATCCAGCACGCAAGGTGCGCGTCTTCACAGAGATGCTGCAGAACTTTCTTGGCAGCTGCCCATTTATCTCAAAGCCGTATTCTGACGACCAGCCGTAATCAAGCGCGTTCGAAAATTGCGGCACATTGCTTGAGCGCATATCAAAGGGGTCAGACAAACCTTATGTCATCATTGGCGATGTCGAAGGACAGTATTTGACCGATGTGCAGCGCCCTTGGCAACGGCTCCGCAGGCGCGCCAAACTCGACGATGTCCACATTCACGATCTGCGTCATTCCTTCGTTTCGGACGCTCTCGAAAGGGGTAATTACTGACGACGATCGGAAAACTGCCGGCCCGCACACAGGTCCAGACCACCGCGCGATACGCTTATCTTAAAACAGCGTCGGTGCAACGCTTGCCAATCCTCAACGGACGAGCAGATAAA
The window above is part of the Sphingomonas sanxanigenens DSM 19645 = NX02 genome. Proteins encoded here:
- a CDS encoding LysR family transcriptional regulator is translated as MVSRRLARLEEELGIQLLARTTRGATLTEAGGAFRDYAMGVCAGLDAVREAILPEEDLQGLLRITAPLSFVPTIFAPVIADMAVQHPRLQIHASYSDHYVDLVGGGFDCGIRVGYLEDSNLIAKRVGPIYGSLVASPAYVAAHGAPETLEEFLDHEVLMHGTEAWQLMDGDKAVMVRPQGRLKADNIIALMTAAIAGLGIARLPDGIAHEHLASGALIRVLPQHPLPIAGMFVVRPHSPHPARKVRVFTEMLQNFLGSCPFISKPYSDDQP